A part of Leifsonia xyli subsp. xyli str. CTCB07 genomic DNA contains:
- a CDS encoding segregation and condensation protein A: MALSPDGGQRGDGSLAEAESAGFRVAVGAFEGPFDLLLSLIAKHELDITEISLSTVTDEFIAYLRELDADESLDEASEFLLVAATLLDLKVAGLLPQGELVDAEDVALLEARDLLFARLLQYRAFKEASEWFSGRLEAESTRHARTVRLEGKYRQRTPELVWTLSLEDFAALATVAMTPREIPAVGLVHLHAPLVSIREQAALVVGMLRRGEPMSFRQLVAGSEQKGVVIARFLAVLELYRHAAIAFEQLEPLGELTLRWTAEHWSEESLTNLGADYDG; the protein is encoded by the coding sequence GTGGCGCTGTCGCCTGACGGGGGCCAGCGCGGCGACGGTTCGCTCGCCGAGGCGGAGTCCGCGGGCTTTCGCGTCGCCGTCGGCGCTTTCGAGGGGCCGTTCGACCTCCTGCTCTCGCTGATCGCCAAGCACGAGCTGGACATCACCGAGATCTCCCTGAGCACGGTGACCGACGAGTTCATCGCCTACCTCCGTGAGCTCGACGCCGACGAGAGCCTGGATGAGGCGAGCGAGTTCCTGCTCGTCGCCGCGACCCTGCTCGACCTGAAGGTCGCGGGGCTCCTGCCGCAGGGCGAGCTGGTCGATGCCGAGGATGTCGCGCTGCTGGAAGCGCGGGACCTGCTGTTCGCACGGCTGCTGCAGTATCGGGCGTTCAAGGAAGCGTCGGAGTGGTTCTCCGGGCGGTTGGAGGCCGAGTCGACCCGCCACGCGCGGACGGTCCGCCTCGAGGGCAAGTACCGGCAGCGCACGCCGGAGCTGGTGTGGACGCTGAGCCTGGAGGATTTCGCGGCCCTCGCGACGGTGGCGATGACGCCGCGCGAGATCCCGGCTGTCGGCCTCGTCCACCTGCATGCGCCGCTCGTCAGCATCCGTGAGCAGGCGGCCCTCGTCGTCGGGATGCTGCGCCGCGGCGAACCGATGTCGTTCCGGCAGCTGGTGGCCGGGAGCGAGCAGAAGGGTGTGGTGATCGCGCGCTTCCTCGCGGTGCTCGAACTGTACCGGCACGCGGCCATCGCCTTCGAGCAACTGGAGCCGCTCGGCGAGCTGACGCTGCGCTGGACGGCGGAGCACTGGTCGGAGGAGAGCCTGACGAATCTGGGAGCGGACTATGACGGTTGA
- a CDS encoding SMC-Scp complex subunit ScpB, which produces MTVDGTETEVQPVAVEDERIERALEAILMVADEPMSLVTLATAVGAPVKRVRQAVDALAADFDGSPDAEGRPRVRRGFELREVGGGWRVYVRAEFDAVVSGYVLQQNPPRLSQAALETLAVIAYKQPISRGAIASIRAVNVDSVVRTLLGRGLITELFADSDTGAINYGTTDLLLTQLGVNSIEELPKISPLLADGAEGFDDVR; this is translated from the coding sequence ATGACGGTTGACGGGACCGAGACCGAAGTGCAGCCGGTGGCGGTGGAGGACGAGCGGATCGAGCGGGCGCTGGAGGCCATTCTGATGGTCGCCGATGAGCCGATGAGCCTCGTCACGCTCGCGACCGCCGTGGGCGCGCCGGTGAAGCGCGTGCGGCAGGCGGTGGACGCTCTGGCCGCCGACTTCGACGGCTCGCCGGATGCGGAGGGGCGCCCCCGGGTGCGCCGCGGTTTCGAGCTGCGCGAGGTCGGCGGCGGCTGGCGGGTGTACGTCCGGGCGGAGTTCGATGCGGTGGTCTCGGGGTACGTGCTCCAGCAAAACCCGCCCCGGCTGTCGCAGGCGGCCCTGGAGACCCTCGCGGTGATCGCGTACAAGCAGCCGATCAGCCGCGGTGCGATCGCCTCCATCCGCGCCGTCAATGTGGACTCGGTCGTCCGGACTCTTCTCGGTCGCGGCCTCATCACCGAGCTGTTCGCGGACAGCGATACCGGCGCCATCAACTACGGCACGACCGACCTCCTCCTCACCCAGCTCGGCGTCAACTCGATCGAGGAGCTGCCCAAGATCTCCCCGCTGCTTGCGGACGGGGCGGAAGGATTCGACGATGTCCGCTGA
- a CDS encoding pseudouridine synthase: MSAEPQGERLQKVMAAAGVASRRVSEELIAAGRVSVNGTVVTELGRRVDPVVDHVAVDGAAVQLDTTLRYVMLNKPVGVVSSLRDEQGRPDLSRFVADYEERLFNVGRLDAETSGLLILTNDGELAHVLAHPRFGVTKTYIARVRGAVTPQTIGRLTRGVELEDGPIAADRAKLLQSDPGGGSLVEVTLHSGRNRIVRRMLAEVGHPVVELVRRQFGPLHLGTLKAGALRDLTKAELGSLLTISREDGSQARSGGGPGAG; encoded by the coding sequence ATGTCCGCTGAGCCGCAGGGCGAGCGCTTGCAGAAAGTGATGGCCGCCGCGGGCGTCGCCTCCCGCCGCGTCTCGGAGGAGCTGATCGCTGCGGGGCGTGTCTCCGTCAACGGCACGGTGGTCACCGAGCTCGGCCGCCGCGTCGATCCCGTCGTCGACCATGTTGCCGTGGACGGCGCCGCGGTCCAGCTCGACACCACCCTCCGCTACGTCATGCTCAACAAGCCGGTCGGGGTCGTCAGCTCTCTGCGCGACGAGCAGGGCCGCCCCGACCTCTCCCGCTTCGTCGCTGACTACGAGGAGCGTCTCTTCAACGTCGGCCGGCTGGACGCGGAGACCTCGGGCCTGCTCATCCTGACCAACGACGGCGAGCTGGCCCACGTCCTCGCGCATCCCCGCTTCGGCGTGACGAAGACGTACATCGCTCGCGTGCGCGGAGCCGTGACTCCGCAGACGATCGGCCGGCTCACCCGCGGGGTCGAGCTGGAAGACGGACCCATCGCGGCGGACCGGGCGAAGCTGCTGCAGTCGGACCCGGGCGGCGGCAGCCTGGTGGAGGTGACCCTGCACTCGGGGCGGAACCGCATCGTGCGTCGGATGCTGGCCGAGGTCGGGCACCCCGTCGTGGAGCTGGTCCGCCGCCAGTTCGGGCCGTTGCACCTCGGGACGCTGAAGGCCGGGGCCCTGCGCGATCTGACCAAAGCCGAGCTGGGGTCGCTGCTGACCATCTCCCGCGAAGACGGGTCCCAGGCGAGGTCCGGGGGTGGCCCCGGCGCTGGCTAA
- a CDS encoding prephenate dehydrogenase — translation MTETASRLSGPVRVVGTGLLGASVGLGLRARGVDVLLADASTAHLRLATDYGAGRPDDGGAEPALVVVAVPPDLVARVVAAELAAHPGAIVTDVASVKVAPLAELEQGGADLSRYVGSHPLAGREKGGPSAARADLFIGRPWVVAVRPENPRAAVSLVEALILDLGATPIELGAAEHDAAVALVSHAPQIVSSLMAKRLSGSTDAALGLAGQGVRDVTRIAGSEPELWVQILGANAPAIVEILRAYRDDLDRVLVALGDVDAPGSRRIIAEEIAGGNAGVSRLPGKHGQDKRFASLTVMVEDRPGELARLLHELGELDVNLEDLRLEHSPGAPFGLAQIAVLPEALHRTVNDLTDRGWRIAG, via the coding sequence GTGACCGAAACCGCCTCCCGCCTCTCCGGACCCGTCCGCGTCGTCGGGACGGGGCTGCTCGGCGCCTCCGTCGGCCTCGGGCTTCGCGCCCGGGGCGTGGATGTGCTGCTCGCCGACGCCTCGACCGCACATCTCCGCCTCGCCACCGATTACGGCGCGGGGCGGCCGGACGACGGCGGAGCCGAGCCCGCGCTGGTCGTGGTGGCGGTGCCACCGGACCTGGTCGCCCGGGTCGTCGCAGCGGAGCTGGCCGCGCATCCCGGTGCGATCGTGACGGATGTGGCCAGTGTCAAAGTCGCGCCGCTCGCCGAGCTGGAGCAGGGCGGTGCGGACCTCAGCCGTTACGTGGGATCGCATCCACTCGCCGGACGCGAGAAGGGCGGACCCAGCGCGGCCAGGGCGGACCTCTTCATCGGACGGCCCTGGGTGGTCGCGGTGCGGCCGGAGAACCCCCGCGCGGCCGTCAGCCTGGTGGAAGCGCTCATCCTGGATCTTGGCGCGACGCCGATCGAGCTGGGGGCCGCCGAGCACGACGCCGCTGTCGCCCTCGTTTCGCACGCGCCTCAGATCGTCTCGTCGCTGATGGCGAAGCGGCTCTCCGGTTCCACGGACGCGGCCCTCGGGCTGGCCGGTCAGGGTGTGCGGGATGTGACGCGCATCGCGGGCAGTGAGCCGGAGCTGTGGGTGCAGATCCTGGGGGCGAACGCTCCAGCGATCGTGGAGATCCTGCGCGCCTACCGGGACGACCTCGACCGCGTCCTCGTCGCGCTGGGCGATGTGGACGCACCCGGTTCGCGCCGGATCATCGCCGAGGAGATCGCCGGGGGCAACGCCGGTGTCTCCCGCCTGCCGGGCAAGCACGGGCAAGACAAGCGGTTCGCGAGCCTGACCGTGATGGTGGAGGACCGGCCCGGCGAGCTTGCCCGGCTGCTGCACGAGCTGGGGGAGCTGGATGTGAACCTGGAGGATCTGCGGCTGGAACACTCGCCGGGTGCGCCGTTCGGCCTCGCTCAGATCGCGGTGCTGCCTGAGGCGCTGCACCGCACCGTGAACGATCTGACCGACCGGGGCTGGAGGATCGCCGGATGA
- the cmk gene encoding (d)CMP kinase, which yields MTEPATPPVVLAVDGPAGSGKSSVSKAAAGRLGWAYLDTGAAYRALGWYVVERGLDPADPAVVIDSLPDFDYRIGTDPDTYRVFVGERDVTEAIREPRVTAVVSAIARVPQVRASLTRLFREIIAGSGKAGIVVEGRDITTVVCPDALVRILLTADEAVRMNRRSAELTGHSAARVGEALRKRDAADSRVVDFMNAAEGVITVDSTELDFDQTVDAVIAVVQKETHV from the coding sequence ATGACCGAACCCGCCACCCCGCCCGTGGTGCTGGCTGTCGACGGACCCGCCGGAAGTGGCAAATCCTCCGTTTCGAAAGCTGCTGCCGGCCGTCTCGGCTGGGCCTATCTGGACACCGGCGCCGCCTATCGCGCGCTCGGATGGTACGTCGTGGAGCGCGGTCTCGATCCGGCCGATCCGGCCGTTGTCATCGACTCCCTGCCCGATTTCGACTACCGGATCGGGACAGACCCGGACACTTACCGTGTGTTCGTGGGGGAGCGCGATGTGACCGAAGCCATCCGGGAGCCGCGCGTCACCGCTGTCGTCAGTGCGATCGCGCGCGTTCCGCAAGTGCGCGCCTCCCTCACACGGCTGTTCCGCGAGATCATCGCCGGCAGCGGGAAGGCCGGGATCGTGGTCGAAGGCCGGGACATCACAACGGTGGTCTGCCCGGACGCCCTGGTCCGCATCCTGCTCACCGCCGACGAAGCCGTTAGAATGAACAGGCGTTCCGCGGAGCTGACCGGGCATTCCGCCGCCCGCGTCGGGGAGGCTTTGCGCAAGCGCGACGCGGCGGACTCGCGTGTCGTGGACTTCATGAACGCCGCGGAGGGCGTCATCACCGTCGACTCCACCGAACTGGACTTCGATCAGACCGTCGACGCGGTCATCGCGGTCGTGCAGAAAGAGACCCATGTCTGA
- the der gene encoding ribosome biogenesis GTPase Der: MSDIENEPTGADDLVERLAGMDDDLALQRAVALRSGLDDYELDDADLDLLEVDGEDADAIAFLPALPVLAIVGRPNVGKSALVNRILGRREAVVEDTPGVTRDRVSYRAEWNGRRFTVVDTGGWEPDARGIDASVAAQAEVAIDLADAVMFVVDAMVGATSTDEHVVRLLRKSDKPVFLAANKVDDARQEPSATELWSLGLGEPHPVSALHGRGVADLLDKILKALPDVSAVAKQEVGGPRRVAILGRPNVGKSSLLNKAAGEERVVVNELAGTTRDPVDEQVELGGRVWRFVDTAGIRRRVHLQQGADFYASLRTSTALEKAEVAVVVLDVSQPISEQDVRIIDLVLESGRALVLAFNKWDLLDDERRRYLEREIEQDLAHVSWAPRVNISARTGRHLEKLVPALERALESWETRIPTGKFNAFLAELTSAHPHPVRGGKQPRILFGTQSTSRPPTFVVFTTGFLDPGYRRYVIRRLREVYGFEGTPIVLNMRVREKRKH, from the coding sequence ATGTCTGACATCGAGAACGAGCCCACCGGCGCCGACGACCTCGTCGAGCGGTTGGCGGGAATGGACGACGACCTCGCCCTTCAGCGCGCCGTCGCGCTGCGTAGCGGCCTGGACGACTACGAGCTGGACGACGCCGATCTCGATCTGCTGGAGGTCGACGGCGAGGACGCCGACGCGATCGCCTTCCTGCCCGCGCTGCCGGTGCTCGCGATCGTCGGCCGCCCCAACGTGGGCAAGTCGGCACTCGTCAACCGCATCCTGGGTCGCCGCGAGGCTGTCGTGGAGGACACTCCGGGTGTCACCCGCGACCGCGTCTCCTATCGGGCCGAGTGGAACGGGCGTCGCTTCACCGTCGTGGACACCGGCGGCTGGGAGCCCGATGCGCGCGGCATCGACGCCTCCGTCGCCGCGCAGGCGGAGGTGGCCATCGATCTGGCCGACGCCGTGATGTTCGTGGTGGACGCCATGGTCGGCGCGACCTCGACCGACGAGCACGTCGTGCGCTTGCTCCGCAAAAGCGACAAGCCGGTGTTCCTCGCCGCCAACAAAGTGGACGACGCCCGCCAGGAGCCCTCCGCGACCGAGCTGTGGTCGCTCGGTCTCGGGGAGCCGCATCCGGTCTCCGCTCTGCACGGCCGCGGCGTCGCCGACCTCCTCGACAAGATCCTGAAGGCGCTGCCGGACGTCTCCGCCGTCGCCAAGCAGGAGGTCGGCGGTCCCCGTCGTGTCGCGATCCTCGGCCGGCCGAATGTCGGCAAGTCCTCGCTGCTGAACAAGGCCGCGGGGGAGGAGCGCGTCGTCGTCAACGAACTCGCCGGCACCACCCGGGACCCGGTGGACGAGCAGGTGGAGCTGGGTGGCAGGGTGTGGCGCTTCGTCGACACCGCCGGCATCCGCCGCCGCGTCCACCTCCAGCAGGGCGCCGACTTCTACGCCTCGCTGCGCACCTCCACCGCGCTGGAGAAGGCAGAGGTCGCGGTCGTGGTGCTCGACGTCTCGCAGCCGATCAGCGAGCAGGACGTGCGCATCATCGACCTGGTGCTCGAATCCGGCCGTGCGCTCGTCCTCGCTTTCAACAAGTGGGACCTCCTCGACGACGAACGGCGGCGCTACCTGGAACGTGAGATTGAGCAGGATCTCGCCCACGTCTCCTGGGCCCCCCGCGTCAACATCTCGGCCCGCACCGGCCGGCATCTCGAAAAGCTCGTGCCGGCGCTGGAACGAGCGCTCGAGTCGTGGGAAACCCGCATCCCGACCGGCAAGTTCAATGCGTTCCTCGCGGAGCTCACGTCCGCTCACCCGCACCCGGTGCGCGGCGGCAAGCAGCCCCGCATCCTGTTCGGAACCCAGTCGACGAGCCGCCCGCCGACATTCGTCGTGTTCACGACCGGGTTCCTGGACCCCGGCTACCGTCGCTACGTGATCCGCCGGCTGCGCGAGGTGTACGGGTTCGAGGGGACGCCGATCGTCCTGAACATGCGGGTGCGGGAGAAGCGGAAACATTAG
- a CDS encoding tyrosine-type recombinase/integrase, which yields MPILEPLRPVLERLTADKEPEDQFLVGPKGGVLTTATVRDATNWDAIVAGLGLPDLTHHGLRHTGATWMADAGVPLHVLQEILGHASMETTRGYIHPDDRHLASAAEQANAFLSTDGQRKQTRHGSPSSKSL from the coding sequence GTGCCGATCCTCGAACCGCTCCGGCCCGTTCTCGAACGGCTTACCGCAGACAAGGAGCCGGAAGACCAGTTCCTGGTGGGACCGAAGGGCGGAGTGCTCACGACCGCGACCGTCAGGGATGCCACGAACTGGGACGCGATCGTCGCGGGGCTCGGGCTGCCTGATCTGACTCATCACGGGCTCCGGCATACCGGGGCTACTTGGATGGCCGACGCTGGGGTACCCTTGCACGTGCTTCAAGAGATTCTTGGACACGCATCGATGGAGACCACCCGGGGATACATCCACCCCGACGACCGCCACCTTGCCTCAGCCGCAGAACAAGCCAATGCGTTCCTGTCGACCGACGGGCAGCGCAAGCAAACTCGACACGGCAGTCCCTCATCCAAGAGCCTGTGA
- a CDS encoding phage-related integrase, with the protein MRVLDEAVREGLLTITPAKNRAKRSLNRNAFRTQSAEQASPRAHAIPDMKTLNKLAKACGRVDQSYSDFRVMLTALLAARSSEVSGLQVGDVRFDANLVVISSSGITADFSR; encoded by the coding sequence GTGCGCGTCCTCGATGAAGCAGTGCGCGAGGGGCTCCTCACTATTACCCCTGCCAAGAACCGTGCCAAACGAAGCCTGAACCGCAACGCCTTCAGAACCCAGTCCGCCGAGCAGGCTTCCCCCAGGGCGCATGCGATCCCAGATATGAAGACCCTCAACAAGCTCGCGAAGGCGTGCGGGCGGGTCGATCAGTCCTACAGCGACTTCCGCGTGATGCTCACGGCGCTCCTAGCCGCGCGTTCTTCTGAGGTGTCCGGGTTGCAGGTCGGAGACGTGCGTTTTGACGCAAATCTCGTCGTGATTTCGTCGAGCGGAATCACGGCAGATTTTTCCAGGTAA
- a CDS encoding IS3 family transposase, with translation MIREVRVTSRGTCGYRRVHAELTMAMGVSVSGRTVHKLMRLAGSYGLPGPTAAGSSAGRSKKCEDQGRTR, from the coding sequence CTGATCCGCGAGGTTCGTGTCACCTCGCGCGGCACCTGCGGGTATCGGCGAGTTCATGCCGAGTTGACGATGGCGATGGGAGTCAGCGTCAGTGGCCGGACCGTCCACAAGCTCATGCGATTGGCCGGCAGCTACGGGCTCCCGGGACCTACAGCCGCCGGATCATCAGCTGGTCGATCGAAGAAGTGTGAAGACCAGGGTCGAACTCGCTAA
- a CDS encoding carbohydrate ABC transporter permease — protein sequence MALRTQRRSRMWRGAGSGPWLALPAFALLAIFVFRPLLRTVQLSAYQSDLVGKPTRWVGLGNYEQLIADPSFTQTVVVSIVIALLGMALATGGALVAALLLRRRLAGGGFFAVIFSLPFAYSAASASAVFAGFFSPAVGVLNILLGSVGIDGPNWLNDPVAAVWAIAISTAWYESGFAFLMLTAAVRRRSWMAADRSAWRAGY from the coding sequence ATGGCACTACGCACGCAGCGTCGCAGCCGAATGTGGCGCGGGGCCGGTAGCGGTCCGTGGCTCGCGCTGCCCGCGTTCGCGCTCCTGGCGATCTTCGTGTTCCGCCCTCTGCTGCGGACTGTGCAACTGAGCGCCTACCAAAGCGATCTCGTCGGCAAACCGACTCGCTGGGTGGGCCTCGGTAACTACGAACAGCTGATCGCCGACCCGAGCTTCACGCAGACCGTGGTCGTGTCGATCGTCATCGCCCTGCTTGGCATGGCGCTCGCCACCGGGGGAGCGCTCGTCGCTGCCCTGCTCCTGCGGCGCCGGCTCGCCGGAGGCGGTTTCTTCGCCGTGATCTTCTCACTGCCGTTCGCCTACTCCGCCGCCTCCGCGTCCGCGGTGTTCGCCGGGTTCTTCTCCCCGGCGGTCGGGGTGCTGAACATCCTGCTCGGGTCCGTCGGCATCGACGGGCCCAACTGGCTCAACGACCCGGTGGCCGCTGTGTGGGCGATCGCGATCTCCACTGCCTGGTACGAATCCGGGTTCGCGTTCCTGATGCTGACCGCCGCCGTGAGGCGGCGCAGCTGGATGGCAGCGGATCGTTCCGCCTGGCGGGCCGGATACTGA
- a CDS encoding sugar ABC transporter permease, whose protein sequence is MMQSSILFLTVAETIAGLQTFAQIHIITSGGPSGGTTNFVYRLYQLAFGNGTPDFGRASVIAIVLVLLVAAITALQFRLFGRERTV, encoded by the coding sequence ATGATGCAGTCCAGCATCCTCTTCCTCACTGTCGCCGAGACCATCGCCGGTTTGCAGACCTTCGCGCAGATCCACATCATCACCAGCGGCGGGCCCTCCGGCGGAACCACGAACTTCGTCTACCGGCTGTATCAGCTTGCCTTCGGCAACGGCACCCCGGACTTCGGCCGCGCCTCGGTCATCGCGATCGTGCTGGTCCTCCTCGTCGCGGCGATCACCGCCTTGCAGTTCCGGCTCTTCGGAAGGGAGCGGACCGTATGA
- a CDS encoding carbohydrate ABC transporter permease has translation MTATTRRGRRTPSVGTVIRFVVVLAAAGLVFLPVYVSVLSAFTEGGTIARNGLIPSLGEVTLDNFRQAIDAVPLLPEYLVSIAVVTLQTLGNLITGSLAAYALVFPAWPGRRIAFALVLLTLAVPGEALVIPNYEFVSGLGLRDTIIGVVLPYLAMAYPIFLLRQAFSAVPTELWEAARLDGSGHIRTLVTIIIPACRPQVTTAIIWSAFAAWNGFFWPLLITDSVAVRTIQVGVSQLDASEASEPSVIFAGAVLVVIPTIALVIAAQRFLVNGLARGALR, from the coding sequence ATGACCGCCACCACCCGGCGTGGCCGGCGCACCCCCAGCGTCGGCACGGTCATCCGGTTCGTCGTGGTGCTCGCCGCGGCCGGGCTGGTCTTCCTGCCGGTGTACGTGTCCGTGCTGAGCGCCTTCACCGAGGGCGGCACGATCGCCCGAAACGGTCTCATCCCCAGTCTTGGCGAGGTCACTCTCGACAACTTCCGTCAGGCGATCGACGCTGTCCCGCTGCTGCCGGAGTACCTGGTGAGCATCGCCGTCGTCACGCTCCAGACGCTCGGCAACCTCATCACCGGGTCGCTCGCCGCCTACGCCCTCGTCTTCCCGGCCTGGCCCGGCCGGCGCATCGCGTTCGCGCTGGTGCTGCTGACCCTCGCCGTTCCCGGCGAGGCGCTCGTGATCCCGAACTACGAGTTCGTCAGCGGTCTCGGCCTGCGCGACACGATCATCGGCGTTGTCCTGCCCTATCTCGCGATGGCCTATCCGATCTTCCTGCTGCGCCAGGCGTTCTCAGCGGTCCCGACGGAACTCTGGGAGGCGGCCCGCCTCGACGGGTCCGGCCACATCCGGACCCTCGTCACGATCATCATCCCGGCGTGCCGCCCACAGGTGACCACCGCGATCATCTGGTCTGCCTTCGCCGCCTGGAATGGCTTCTTCTGGCCGTTGCTGATCACCGACTCCGTCGCCGTGCGCACCATCCAGGTCGGCGTGTCCCAGCTGGACGCTTCCGAGGCCAGCGAACCGTCCGTGATCTTCGCCGGCGCCGTCCTCGTCGTCATCCCGACGATCGCGCTGGTGATCGCCGCTCAGCGTTTCCTCGTCAACGGACTCGCCCGAGGCGCTCTCCGCTAG
- a CDS encoding DsbA family protein translates to MATGRGTTGPTKRDRREEARETARQMREEAAKKAKRRKVAVQSSVIVGIVAVLAIAGIAIYSGVSASNSVANPKNLLSGGLLLSAPGKAVTTPAIKQGDAATPAKQELDGKTAHIQVWVDYQCPICEQFEAANGATIKQMLTDGTATLETHPVAILDNAPNKQYSTRSAVAVACVADEQPNKFLDVNAALFANQPSEQTGTGLTNAQILKLFKDAGVESKTITDCTNSQTFATFVTNQTKAAAADPQLRNSSGSFGTPTVFVNGQRYQGSVTNAEQFKAFIAAILPEKTSGSVTFPTAAP, encoded by the coding sequence GTGGCAACAGGCAGAGGCACGACCGGTCCGACCAAGCGCGACCGTCGTGAAGAGGCGCGAGAGACCGCACGGCAGATGCGCGAGGAGGCGGCCAAGAAGGCGAAACGCCGTAAGGTGGCCGTGCAGAGCTCTGTGATCGTCGGGATCGTCGCCGTTCTCGCCATCGCCGGGATCGCGATCTACTCGGGCGTCTCGGCGTCGAACTCGGTCGCCAACCCGAAGAATCTGCTGAGCGGCGGACTCCTGCTGAGCGCTCCGGGCAAGGCGGTCACCACGCCTGCGATCAAGCAGGGCGATGCGGCGACGCCGGCAAAGCAGGAGCTCGACGGCAAAACGGCGCACATCCAGGTCTGGGTCGACTACCAGTGCCCGATCTGCGAACAGTTCGAGGCGGCCAACGGGGCAACGATCAAGCAGATGCTCACCGACGGCACCGCGACCCTCGAGACCCACCCGGTCGCCATCCTCGACAACGCCCCGAACAAGCAGTACTCGACGCGGTCCGCCGTGGCGGTGGCGTGTGTGGCGGACGAGCAGCCGAACAAGTTCCTGGATGTGAACGCAGCGCTGTTCGCCAACCAGCCCAGCGAGCAGACGGGCACCGGGCTCACGAACGCGCAGATCCTGAAGCTCTTCAAGGACGCCGGTGTGGAGTCGAAAACCATCACCGACTGCACAAACAGCCAAACCTTCGCCACATTCGTGACGAACCAGACGAAAGCCGCGGCGGCCGACCCGCAGCTGAGAAACTCCTCCGGTAGCTTCGGCACCCCCACGGTGTTCGTCAACGGCCAGCGCTACCAGGGCAGCGTCACGAACGCCGAGCAGTTCAAAGCCTTCATCGCGGCCATCCTGCCGGAGAAGACCAGCGGCTCGGTGACCTTCCCGACCGCGGCTCCGTAG
- a CDS encoding C40 family peptidase: MLAPPASAQPLQDIVAVAAGRPTPQKLTVSSVVAAVSMNRDDPVASALAGVIASEGGRAGKQAAEAIVSALASGGSRQRIVATALSYLGDPYVLGGDDHSGIDCSGLVMVAYAQVGIRLGHLVHLQDNAGRRIGEAQAQPGDLVVFNDEEHIAIYLGDGVLVQAPAEGRPVEVSTVWEGVPHHFTRILPG; this comes from the coding sequence ATGCTCGCACCGCCCGCCTCCGCACAGCCGCTGCAGGATATCGTGGCGGTCGCGGCCGGGCGTCCCACGCCCCAGAAGCTCACGGTCTCCTCCGTCGTCGCCGCCGTCAGCATGAACCGCGACGACCCGGTCGCGTCCGCCCTCGCCGGGGTCATCGCCTCCGAGGGCGGGCGGGCCGGAAAGCAGGCGGCCGAGGCGATCGTCTCGGCCCTCGCCTCCGGGGGCTCCCGCCAGCGGATCGTGGCGACGGCGCTCAGTTACCTGGGCGACCCGTATGTGCTCGGCGGCGACGACCACTCGGGCATCGACTGCTCGGGGCTGGTGATGGTCGCGTACGCGCAGGTCGGCATCCGGCTCGGCCACCTCGTCCACCTCCAGGACAACGCCGGGCGCCGGATCGGCGAGGCGCAGGCGCAGCCCGGCGACCTCGTTGTGTTCAACGACGAGGAGCACATCGCGATCTACCTCGGCGACGGCGTGCTGGTGCAAGCGCCGGCCGAGGGGCGCCCGGTCGAGGTCTCGACGGTGTGGGAGGGCGTTCCGCACCACTTCACTCGCATACTGCCGGGCTGA